The Aphis gossypii isolate Hap1 chromosome 3, ASM2018417v2, whole genome shotgun sequence genome includes a region encoding these proteins:
- the LOC114126717 gene encoding neurogenic differentiation factor 1-like yields the protein MPGSDLQSEEDMLDGLQLRGRSFEVSTDHSRSPSTEDGSFYHPDNNNVSEDDDENVKSDSESSDEKSRRPVAGKRKRRTSIDEDDGDEPTAPKTRKCRRSIRQRQSVEVLTAKDRNMRRLESNERERLRMHSLNDAFEKLREVVPHVKMGRKLSKLETLTLAKNYIMALTNVICEMRGEQKPFTFDDPDQAENDYASSNDGGFESGNSTKTTSNLEQELLSSD from the exons ATGCCTGGTAGTGATCTTCAATCAGAAGAAGACATGTTAGACGGACTTCAACTTCGTGGACGATCTTTTGAAGTTTCAACTGACCACTCAAGATCTCCTAGCACAGAAGACGGTTCATTTTATCACCCAGACAATAATAACGTATCCGAAGACGACGACGAAAATGTTAAAA GCGATTCGGAGAGCTCTGACGAGAAATCGCGAAGGCCCGTGGCGGGCAAGCGAAAACGACGGACGAGCATAGACGAAGATGACGGCGACGAACCGACCGCACCAAAAACGAGAAAATGTCGCAGGAGCATCCGGCAAAGGCAATCGGTGGAGGTGTTAACGGCCAAAGACCGAAACATGCGAAGGCTGGAGAGCAACGAACGGGAACGACTACGCATGCACTCATTAAACGATGCTTTCGAG AAACTGCGCGAAGTAGTGCCTCATGTAAAAATGGGACGTAAACTATCAAAATTGGAAACATTGACATTGGCAAAAAACTACATAATGGCATTGACTAACGTCATATGTGAAATGAGAGGCGAGCAAAAACCATTTAC TTTTGACGATCCCGATCAAGCCGAAAATGACTATGCATCAAGTAACGATGGTGGATTCGAATCGGGTAATAGTACAAAAACTACCTCGAATTTAGAACAAGAGCTACTATCATCGGACTAG
- the LOC114126715 gene encoding gastrula zinc finger protein XlCGF71.1-like — MTGLLYCVQCMRSQTGKKPFPCKVHSNFSWLMSNLNVHMSSRTGEKPYTCEICSKSFTLNQQLITHMRSHTGEKPFSCEVCLKPFSTNGNLKIHMRSHTGEKPFSCDVCLKTFTLNQQLITHKRSHTGEKPFSCEVCLKCFSTNGNLKVHMRSHTGEKPFSCEVCLKSFTLNQQLITHMKSHTGEKSFSCEVCLKSFPVNGSLIKHMRVHADKKPFSCDPCKKCFPQNGQLVPHTRIPEDPRMLEDNANCMMSTYKKSFNLNSNIY; from the coding sequence tGCATGAGGTCTCAAACTGGAAAGAAGCCATTTCCATGTAAGgttcattcaaatttttcatggttaatgtcaaatttaaatgtacacaTGAGTTCTCGCACGGGAGAAAAACCATATACATGTGAGATCTGCTCAAAATCATTTACTTTAAACCAGCAACTCATTACTCACATGAGGTCTCACACTGGAGAGAAGCCTTTTTCATGTGAGGTTTGTCTAAAACCTTTCTCTACAAAtggcaatttaaaaatacacatgaGGTCTCACACGGGAGAGAAACCATTTTCATGTGATGTCTGCTTAAAAACGTTTACCTTAAATCAGCAACTAATTACTCACAAAAGGTCTCACACTGGAGAGAAGCCATTTTCTTGTGAGGTCTgtctaaaatgtttttctacaAATGGCAATTTGAAAGTTCATATGAGGTCTCACACAGGAGAAAAACCGTTTTCATGTGAGGTCTGTCTAAAATCATTTACTCTTAACCAGCAACTAATTACTCACATGAAGTCGCACACGGGAGAGAAATCATTTTCGTGTGAGGTGTGTCTAAAATCATTTCCTGTTAATGGTTCATTAATCAAACACATGAGAGTCCATGCAGATAAGAAGCCGTTTTCTTGTGATccatgtaaaaaatgttttccccAAAATGGTCAGCTTGTACCACATACAAGAATTCCAGAGGACCCAAGGATGCTAGAGGATAATGCTAATTGTATGATGTCGACTTACAAAAAGTCCTTTAATttaaacagtaatatttattaa